In Microvenator marinus, one genomic interval encodes:
- a CDS encoding thrombospondin type 3 repeat-containing protein, with protein MKLLLVSVLLLLSYSCSDPETNPTNPAFRLCEVSEDCRVSEVCIVGRCVLQSIDPETDMGAPDLSQDIGVDLPEDMAPLDTDSDGVLDGDDNCPEVSNPSQLDTDLDGVGDACDNCPDIANASQTDRDLDQIGDACDECPSIPGSGNECNDTTRDSDGDGIPDVRDVCPVDFDPLQIDTDGDGVGDLCDNCPSASNASQVDRNQNGRGDHCERREGLPVASPLLDSDSDGWIDAIDPCPGTPQDTLVDSDGDGLGDACDPCPTISGDANGACAFQGDADGDGVPNAVDNCPAVFNPGQLDWDGDKIGDLCSEAAWRLDRDGDGTIDMLDNCPFVANQSQLDDDFDGVGNACEYPNEDVDGDGISNSVDNCPWRQNPMQEDLDGDGLGDICDPCPFHSVVTEPSAGLPAACALDFDNDLVPDSVDNCRFVPNSDQVDSDADGIGDACATSDDTIKGGDEDNDGVLDADDNCVRVSNPEQLDSDSDGVGDACDVCPGLVDPWNLLSASGGICAFDLDGDGIPDSRDNCPDVHNPYQSDLDGDGTGDFCDPCPMVADALRATPDDDSACRADFDGDGVSDATDNCPTAPNPDQRDSNLNGIGDRCENDRDGDGVLDVFDNCPGTPNPDQLDSDSDGVGDVCSRDRDRDGIDDRLDPCPDLHLLFGCDT; from the coding sequence AACTGACATGGGTGCGCCGGATCTCTCTCAGGACATCGGTGTCGACCTTCCTGAAGATATGGCGCCGTTGGATACGGACTCAGACGGCGTTCTGGATGGGGACGATAACTGCCCCGAAGTCTCAAATCCTTCCCAACTCGATACAGACTTGGATGGTGTCGGAGACGCTTGTGATAACTGCCCCGACATCGCAAATGCTAGCCAGACTGACAGGGATTTGGACCAGATCGGGGACGCCTGTGACGAGTGCCCGTCGATTCCAGGTAGCGGGAATGAATGCAACGACACAACGCGCGATTCCGACGGGGATGGAATTCCAGATGTGAGGGATGTTTGTCCGGTGGACTTTGATCCCCTGCAAATCGATACCGATGGCGACGGAGTAGGGGACCTTTGTGATAATTGTCCCTCTGCTTCCAACGCAAGTCAGGTGGACCGCAACCAGAACGGAAGGGGGGACCACTGTGAGCGCCGTGAGGGGCTTCCCGTTGCGTCCCCGCTATTGGACAGCGATTCAGACGGATGGATCGATGCGATTGACCCATGCCCAGGAACTCCACAGGACACCCTGGTGGACTCGGATGGAGATGGCCTTGGAGACGCTTGCGACCCTTGTCCGACCATTTCCGGTGACGCAAACGGTGCCTGTGCCTTCCAAGGCGATGCTGATGGGGATGGTGTTCCGAATGCCGTGGATAACTGTCCTGCCGTGTTTAATCCCGGGCAGCTTGACTGGGATGGTGACAAGATTGGAGACCTGTGTTCGGAGGCTGCCTGGAGATTGGATCGCGATGGAGATGGCACCATCGATATGTTGGACAATTGTCCGTTTGTAGCGAATCAGTCTCAATTGGACGATGATTTTGATGGGGTTGGCAATGCGTGTGAGTACCCGAACGAAGATGTAGACGGTGATGGAATTTCAAACTCAGTGGATAACTGTCCGTGGCGACAAAATCCGATGCAAGAAGACTTGGATGGCGACGGTTTGGGTGATATCTGCGATCCCTGCCCATTCCATAGTGTTGTGACTGAGCCCAGTGCCGGCCTCCCGGCCGCTTGTGCACTGGACTTCGATAACGATCTCGTGCCGGACTCCGTGGATAATTGCCGCTTTGTGCCGAACTCTGACCAGGTAGACTCTGATGCAGACGGAATCGGTGACGCGTGCGCGACCTCGGATGACACCATCAAAGGTGGGGATGAAGACAATGATGGCGTGTTGGATGCTGACGATAATTGTGTGCGTGTTTCAAATCCTGAGCAGCTAGACTCGGACTCAGACGGGGTAGGAGATGCGTGTGATGTGTGTCCGGGCTTGGTCGATCCGTGGAATCTTTTATCCGCAAGCGGCGGCATCTGTGCATTTGATCTAGATGGCGATGGAATTCCTGACTCGCGAGACAATTGTCCTGATGTCCACAACCCCTATCAGTCCGATCTAGACGGCGATGGAACCGGTGATTTTTGTGATCCGTGTCCCATGGTCGCTGACGCATTGAGGGCAACGCCTGACGATGATAGTGCATGTCGCGCGGATTTTGACGGAGATGGTGTTTCGGACGCCACCGACAATTGTCCAACGGCGCCAAATCCGGACCAGAGAGATTCCAACCTGAATGGTATTGGAGATCGATGCGAGAATGACCGGGATGGTGATGGCGTCTTGGACGTGTTTGACAATTGTCCGGGAACGCCCAATCCCGACCAGCTCGATTCCGATTCAGATGGTGTTGGAGACGTGTGTTCTCGGGACCGAGATCGAGATGGAATCGACGACCGATTGGATCCGTGCCCAGACCTTCATCTTCTTTTCGGATGTGACACTTAG
- a CDS encoding DUF1285 domain-containing protein translates to MKEIDETLPEVVKNFLRKGAKLENITLHANGRWTHEGSPIENRNVAKAFHRHIDRTQGGTWVIHMAPYTYPIEVEDVGFFVERVSVDGNMLELDLLGETRLELDAAGLVFEEPDRLYIDLPNGYRARFLRSAYNTVMQYLDQDERGYVLDFGEKTYVLKPL, encoded by the coding sequence TTGAAAGAGATCGATGAAACCCTCCCGGAAGTCGTAAAGAACTTTCTGAGAAAGGGCGCAAAACTTGAGAACATTACGTTGCATGCCAACGGAAGGTGGACCCACGAGGGATCGCCCATTGAAAACCGAAACGTGGCTAAGGCGTTTCACCGCCATATCGACCGTACGCAAGGCGGCACGTGGGTCATCCATATGGCGCCCTACACTTACCCAATCGAAGTCGAAGACGTAGGCTTCTTTGTTGAGCGAGTTTCGGTGGATGGCAACATGTTGGAGTTGGATCTCTTAGGAGAAACAAGGCTCGAACTAGACGCCGCAGGCCTTGTCTTCGAGGAACCCGACCGGCTCTATATCGATCTACCCAATGGCTATCGTGCCCGTTTCCTTCGAAGCGCGTACAACACGGTCATGCAGTATCTCGACCAAGACGAGCGTGGCTACGTTCTAGACTTTGGTGAAAAGACTTACGTCCTAAAACCTCTCTAA
- a CDS encoding metallophosphoesterase family protein — translation MRIGHISDLHVLHLEDVNPLDFASKRLVGGINLLRHRADAHSVEVARHALARLSELDVDHICISGDMTNLALPSEFRAASKLVAEIPDAETRVSVVPGNHDYYTRGAARERRFEQHFQPYLHSDLPAYQESTGYPFVHFREDVAIIGINSGVPTPPLMAWGKVAENELRALDALLSDPKLKDCFKVFMIHHPLLPFQYAKVQESRHLVNATDVLKILREHQVDLAIHGHNHHFSVNKLPHLNGSGDLYICEAGSTSNRANSLPEFAGSFNIFEIEDRELVSIETHIYDGFEDTFVHWKEEVFRRVLV, via the coding sequence ATGCGAATCGGACACATTTCTGACCTTCATGTTCTTCACCTCGAAGATGTCAATCCGTTGGATTTTGCTTCGAAGCGATTGGTCGGCGGCATCAATTTGCTGCGGCACCGGGCAGATGCACATTCGGTTGAGGTCGCAAGGCACGCGCTTGCTCGTCTTTCCGAGTTGGACGTCGACCATATCTGCATCTCAGGAGATATGACCAATCTCGCTTTGCCCAGTGAATTCAGGGCTGCAAGCAAGCTAGTCGCTGAAATTCCTGATGCGGAAACGAGGGTGTCCGTAGTTCCTGGCAATCACGACTATTACACCCGCGGTGCGGCTCGAGAACGGCGTTTTGAGCAGCACTTCCAGCCGTATCTACACTCAGATCTCCCGGCCTATCAGGAATCGACGGGATATCCCTTCGTTCATTTCCGCGAGGACGTAGCCATCATCGGAATCAATTCTGGTGTGCCTACGCCTCCATTGATGGCATGGGGTAAAGTTGCGGAGAATGAGCTGCGCGCGCTGGACGCGCTCTTGAGCGACCCGAAACTTAAAGACTGTTTCAAAGTCTTTATGATCCATCATCCATTGCTGCCGTTCCAATACGCCAAAGTCCAGGAATCGAGGCACCTCGTAAATGCCACTGATGTTTTAAAGATTCTCCGAGAACATCAGGTCGACCTCGCCATTCATGGACACAACCATCACTTCTCTGTGAATAAACTTCCGCACCTAAACGGGTCTGGAGATCTCTATATCTGTGAAGCAGGTAGCACCTCGAACCGCGCGAACTCTCTGCCTGAGTTTGCTGGCTCGTTTAATATTTTCGAGATCGAAGACCGTGAGCTCGTCTCCATCGAAACGCATATCTATGATGGCTTCGAAGACACCTTCGTTCATTGGAAGGAGGAAGTGTTTCGCCGTGTATTGGTTTGA
- a CDS encoding CARDB domain-containing protein, which translates to MTWLRPFLILFLLLNSACSGCDDESFEGSAEITFIAITPELGYSDVETTFEIEIVPGENTNAENMEWQLDFGDGVQTSGQGVSAAPTHSFTSPGTYSVTASALFDGARVGSTTTEYRVLAPVDLLVESVRGAPANVQTGGMLTVSAELSNTLQSDVIPPFDMTVYFSTSGNVNEDTLEDLEVFGEFRVEGAGPDAASVPADGRDVGFTAAVPEIPSGDYFLVAHIDSGRVIGDTDRANNLSVSAGIVRIENTSDSAPDVEVSDVYVIPDRAFPELNTVTRGFTLRNTANIDAFDVVHRTYLSVGDDTLDDEDILISESDPQDLAAQSSVDVGPDAIVLDQAIIPDAGQEEEVYLIVVAEITDVVSESDLENNTIVSPVIVVTDQPVEGPDLVVKSFAVSPDRTFLNGSLQVETTIANEGTQDVGSFFCGIYLGSQPRINTIMDPRLDNINVPSLASGAEEVFVRNITVPGLYDPGVYYLYIVCDPENALQEPFRSNNAQLNPGPITVTDEADVDLYVASIVTPEDILDGDTYTAEIEVCVAGTNSSGATQMEVWVSSGSTVNFTLDPLVTVNVPNINPGDCEFIEVELDARCANFVENYRIGVEVDTGSVLPELDETNNRFSSQSIAYTGQYCACIEDGFEPNDRVVDATSVTTGPVDAAICAAGSCDFYKVSLNAADSVILRTTLDSSRGNLRTTLYNPDGVQIIDQSSAENEQEVAGFIVPAAGDYVFSVCGLAGQRNLYSTSLDVFAQSPGIDVLARDITIPSGATFTIGSTINLSARIYNIGLSPSGAFDAEVVVSENDIIGDADDIPVTSVQISSLGAGTFRDETLPVTLPLTLSDGDYRLGIILDPGTQLVETDISNNTSISREFNVNTECFDALEPNDSFQGSRDVTDGTYANLVACTSAPDYYRLCLSEGKRFTITTTFDSALGDIDLELFNENLQLIDSSASAADVEQVDVSYVNGNQCYYARVVVIALPGQNVENTYSMDVDVEDVDPALVCQSSFEPNDSFNTASSLLAAQGQTFAMDRCPTTDVDYYFVDLTSGQEVNLSGEFDPAGQQGTLRLQVFLPNRTPGPNIETAPGVPRAELDYLPPTSGRYFVQVTVSGAQRNVTYRVEASGLSGVDLRPENPVIGPGSYVPGEEVRLGFDLRNLGVLDATAPPYRVSFGLSSTPDPANDDVLGDFNSADVPATSTTPVDVRVNVPSGATAGTRYLHINVDPADVLQDANLTNNIISLPITIQ; encoded by the coding sequence CACTCCTGAGCTCGGCTATTCGGACGTCGAAACTACGTTCGAAATCGAGATCGTACCCGGCGAGAACACAAACGCCGAAAATATGGAGTGGCAACTCGATTTTGGAGACGGCGTGCAGACAAGCGGTCAAGGTGTGAGCGCCGCCCCCACCCACTCTTTCACCTCACCAGGAACGTACAGCGTTACGGCGAGCGCGCTTTTCGACGGTGCCCGCGTTGGAAGTACAACCACTGAGTATCGCGTGCTCGCCCCGGTCGACCTCCTCGTGGAAAGTGTGCGAGGAGCCCCCGCAAACGTGCAGACGGGCGGCATGTTGACCGTTTCCGCCGAGCTTTCGAATACGTTGCAATCTGACGTCATCCCTCCATTTGATATGACGGTCTACTTTTCAACCTCTGGAAACGTAAACGAAGATACGCTCGAAGATTTGGAAGTGTTCGGAGAGTTTAGGGTTGAGGGCGCTGGCCCTGACGCTGCTTCGGTCCCTGCAGACGGTCGTGATGTTGGTTTTACCGCCGCCGTCCCCGAGATCCCATCCGGAGACTACTTCCTTGTCGCACATATCGACTCGGGTCGCGTGATCGGCGACACGGATCGCGCAAATAATCTGAGCGTGAGCGCGGGCATCGTTCGTATTGAAAACACGTCAGATAGTGCGCCTGATGTGGAAGTCAGCGACGTCTATGTCATTCCAGATCGTGCGTTTCCAGAGCTCAATACCGTCACGCGGGGCTTCACTCTTCGAAACACCGCCAACATTGATGCGTTTGACGTAGTGCATCGAACTTACCTCTCGGTTGGCGACGACACGCTCGATGATGAAGACATCCTGATTTCTGAATCAGACCCTCAAGACCTCGCCGCTCAGTCAAGCGTAGATGTTGGTCCCGACGCAATTGTTCTGGACCAGGCCATCATTCCCGACGCAGGACAAGAGGAAGAGGTCTACCTGATTGTTGTAGCGGAGATCACCGACGTAGTGTCTGAGTCCGATCTTGAGAACAACACCATTGTAAGCCCGGTGATCGTGGTTACGGACCAGCCGGTCGAAGGCCCAGATTTGGTTGTAAAGAGTTTCGCGGTTTCCCCTGACCGCACCTTCTTGAACGGTAGCCTTCAGGTCGAAACCACCATCGCAAATGAAGGTACCCAGGACGTAGGCTCGTTCTTTTGCGGCATTTATCTGGGCTCTCAACCGCGAATCAATACGATTATGGACCCGAGGCTCGACAACATCAACGTACCAAGCCTCGCGAGCGGAGCCGAGGAAGTGTTTGTGCGCAACATCACGGTGCCAGGCCTCTACGATCCCGGCGTGTACTATCTCTACATCGTCTGTGACCCGGAAAATGCCCTTCAAGAGCCGTTTCGAAGTAACAATGCTCAGCTCAATCCGGGCCCCATCACGGTGACTGATGAGGCGGACGTCGACCTCTACGTCGCGTCAATCGTCACGCCGGAAGACATCCTCGACGGCGACACCTACACCGCTGAGATCGAGGTCTGTGTTGCCGGAACCAATTCCTCGGGGGCCACACAAATGGAGGTTTGGGTGAGCTCCGGAAGCACCGTCAACTTCACTCTCGACCCCTTGGTCACGGTGAACGTTCCCAATATCAACCCAGGGGATTGCGAGTTCATTGAGGTCGAGCTCGACGCGCGTTGTGCGAATTTCGTCGAAAACTACCGAATCGGTGTGGAAGTGGACACGGGTTCCGTGCTCCCTGAGCTGGATGAGACGAATAACCGATTCAGCTCTCAATCCATTGCTTACACCGGTCAATACTGCGCATGTATCGAAGATGGCTTCGAGCCAAACGATCGTGTGGTCGACGCGACTTCTGTAACAACAGGTCCGGTCGATGCAGCAATTTGTGCAGCCGGCTCTTGCGATTTCTACAAGGTTTCCTTGAATGCTGCCGACAGCGTCATCTTGAGAACGACGCTCGATTCTTCGCGCGGAAACCTCCGAACCACGCTCTACAATCCAGATGGCGTGCAAATCATCGATCAAAGTAGCGCTGAGAACGAGCAAGAGGTGGCCGGCTTTATCGTCCCCGCTGCGGGCGACTATGTGTTTAGCGTTTGTGGTCTCGCTGGACAGAGAAACCTTTACTCCACGAGCCTTGATGTCTTTGCTCAATCTCCGGGGATCGACGTATTGGCGCGAGACATCACGATTCCATCCGGGGCAACCTTCACCATTGGCTCGACCATCAATTTGAGCGCCCGAATCTACAATATTGGCTTAAGTCCTTCGGGAGCCTTTGATGCAGAAGTGGTCGTGAGCGAAAATGATATCATCGGTGATGCGGACGATATCCCGGTGACGAGCGTCCAGATTTCAAGTCTCGGCGCAGGTACCTTCCGCGATGAAACCCTTCCGGTGACACTCCCACTTACACTTAGTGACGGGGACTACCGTCTGGGAATCATCCTGGATCCAGGAACTCAGCTGGTCGAAACAGATATCTCGAATAACACCTCCATTTCTCGAGAATTCAACGTGAACACCGAGTGCTTTGATGCGCTGGAGCCAAACGATAGTTTCCAAGGTTCGCGTGATGTCACCGATGGAACGTATGCGAATCTCGTCGCCTGTACCTCGGCGCCCGATTACTATCGGTTATGCCTGAGCGAGGGCAAACGTTTCACGATCACAACGACCTTCGATTCCGCGCTCGGCGATATCGATCTCGAATTGTTCAACGAAAACCTTCAGCTCATCGACTCGTCCGCCAGCGCTGCAGATGTGGAGCAAGTGGACGTCAGCTATGTCAACGGCAATCAATGTTACTACGCTCGTGTGGTAGTCATCGCCTTGCCGGGGCAGAACGTTGAAAACACGTATTCCATGGATGTCGACGTTGAAGACGTTGACCCAGCGCTCGTTTGTCAGTCGAGCTTTGAGCCAAACGACTCGTTCAATACGGCGTCATCACTCCTAGCTGCTCAAGGGCAGACGTTCGCGATGGACCGTTGTCCGACCACCGATGTGGACTACTATTTTGTGGACCTAACCTCGGGCCAAGAGGTCAACTTGAGTGGTGAGTTTGACCCAGCTGGCCAGCAGGGAACTCTTCGACTCCAAGTCTTCCTTCCGAATCGAACACCCGGGCCCAACATTGAAACAGCTCCCGGCGTTCCGCGGGCAGAGCTAGACTACTTGCCTCCAACGAGCGGAAGATACTTCGTTCAGGTCACTGTAAGTGGGGCACAGCGAAATGTGACGTATCGGGTGGAGGCGAGCGGCCTCTCAGGCGTGGACTTGCGCCCTGAAAACCCTGTGATTGGGCCCGGTTCGTATGTCCCAGGCGAGGAAGTTCGACTCGGCTTTGACCTGAGAAATCTCGGCGTTCTAGATGCGACCGCCCCACCCTACCGTGTGAGCTTTGGGTTGAGTTCAACTCCCGACCCCGCGAACGATGATGTCCTCGGAGACTTCAACTCGGCTGATGTTCCAGCGACATCCACTACCCCAGTTGACGTTCGCGTCAACGTGCCATCGGGGGCTACGGCAGGTACACGCTATCTACACATCAACGTGGACCCCGCGGACGTGCTTCAAGATGCAAACTTGACCAACAACATCATCTCGCTTCCCATTACGATCCAGTAG